Proteins encoded within one genomic window of Corvus hawaiiensis isolate bCorHaw1 chromosome 9, bCorHaw1.pri.cur, whole genome shotgun sequence:
- the BCAR3 gene encoding breast cancer anti-estrogen resistance protein 3 isoform X3, with product MPKDYNVFQMLIAALCCFYHRKSIIRVKFSRERQVMDNSPEKLKKELEEELQLSSEDLRSHAWYHGRIPRQVAEGLVQRDGDFLIRDSLSSPGNFVLTCQWKNTPQHFKINKTILRLNEAYCRVQYQFELESFDTIPGLVRYYVGNRTPISKQSGAIIFQPINRTVPLRCLEEKYGVTPVQQKEASTPEGKTETAKRLSLGISSMQSPEQSIPRGNLLRNKEKSGSQPASLDHVLEKRFPLKAHQSESYLLIGSRHPSRLPEADANSCPSSPAFRTGSEPSLSPTVVQKVTSESLLGEALRGSDSQLCPKPPPKPSKAPLMKSPDSPLASHSSEGHYCELNPARHPTATKQHLCQKNSYVEHLTQKERGTFRHSETNYLILDDDPTMNTADPLEASTQMAEEDSIFSVPVYEMVSSFKPNDFESKLLPPENKPLETSMLRRVKELCTNNNPKIIAQHILRMDCKVARIVEVSEEMRRNMGGNSGLELITLPYGHQLRLDLIERHNTMAIGIAVDILGCTGNVEDRAATLNRIIQVAVELKESLGDLYGFSAIMKALEMPQVSRLEQTWTALRHCYTQTAIMYEKQLKPSCKALHEGQDAWTKTISAPQNNITVPLLMPLVTLMERQAVVFEGMELWESSDQSGEIMLRHLGTARLIAQHAETFRLTAEQLLQGFQPDEELSEIFKTEFQMRLLWGSKGAQVNQSERYEKFNRILTALSRKLEPPPVKLVEQLSI from the exons ATGCCGAAGGATTATAATGTTTTTCAAATGCTGATAGCAgcactttgctgcttttatcATCGTAAGTCTATTATCAGAGTCAAG TTTTCTAGGGAGAGGCAAGTTATGGACAACAGCCCGGAAAAACTGAAGAAGGAGTtagaggaggagctgcagctgagtAGTGAAGACTTGCGTAGCCATGCCTGGTACCACGGACGTATTCCTCGGCAG GTGGCAGAAGGCCTAGTTCAGAGAGATGGAGATTTTCTGATTAGGGATTCTCTCTCCAGTCCTGGGAACTTTGTTCTTACCTGTCAGTGGAAAAATACCcctcagcattttaaaatcaacaAAACAATTCTAAGACTCAATGAAGCCTACTGTCGTGTTCAGTATCAGTTTGAACTGGAAAGTTTTGACACTATCCCTGGCTTAGTCAGGTACTATGTTGGGAATCGCACACCAATATCAAAGCAGAGTGGAGCAATTATTTTTCAGCCTATCAACAGGACTGTGCCTCTCAGGTGTCTAGAAGAAAAATACGGTGTAACCCCAGTCCAACAAAAAGAGGCAAGCACCCCcgaaggaaaaacagaaactgcCAAAAGGCTGAGTCTTGGTATATCCAGCATGCAGTCCCCGGAGCAGAGCATACCCAGAGGAAATCTTTTGAG aaacaaagaaaaaagtggtAGCCAGCCAGCTAGTTTGGATCATGTTCTGGAGAAAAGATTCCCATTAAAGGCTCACCAATCAGAGAGCTATCTGCTAATAG GTTCAAGACATCCATCTCGATTACCTGAAGCAGATGCAAACTCCTGTCCAAGCTCACCTGCATTTAGAACAGGCAGTGAACCATCTCTAAGCCCCACAGTTGTTCAGAAAGTCACATCAGAGTCACTGCTAGGGGAAGCTCTTAGAGGATCAGACAGTCAACTCTGTCCAAAGCCTCCACCTAAACCCAGCAAAGCACCCCTGATGAAGTCCCCAGATTCTCCTTTGGCTTCCCACAGTTCTGAAGGACACTATTGTGAACTAAACCCTGCCAGGCAtccaacagcaacaaaacaacaCTTGTGTCAGAAAAACAGCTATGTGGAACATCTGACACAAAAGGAGAGGGGAACATTCAGGCACTCTGAAACAAACTATTTGATCCTTGATGATGATCCTACAATGAACACTGCAGATCCTTTAGAAGCTTCAACTCAGATGGCTGAGGAAGACAGCATCTTTTCTGTACCAGTCTATGAGATGGTGTCTAGTTTTAAACCGAATGATTTTGAATCCAAACTACTTCCTCCTGAAAACAAGCCATTGGAAACATCCATGTTAAGAAGAGTTAAGGAGCTTTGCACCAACAATAACCCAAAAATTATTGCACAGCATATTCTTAGAATGGACtgcaag GTGGCAAGGATAGTAGAAGTTTCTGAAGAGATGAGGAGGAATATGGGAGGGAACTCTGGTCTTGAACTGATCACCTTGCCTTACGGACATCAGCTGCGCCTTGACCTGATTGAGAG GCACAATACCATGGCAATAGGAATAGCTGTTGATATCTTGGGTTGCACAGGAAATGTAGAAGATAGAGCAGCAACATTAAACAGGATCATCCAGGTTGCTGTGGAGTTGAAGGAGTCACTAGGGGATTTATATGGATTTTCTGCCATTATGAAAGCACTGGAAATGCCACAG GTCAGTAGATTAGAACAAACCTGGACTGCTCTAAGACATTGTTATACCCAGACTGCCATTATGTATGAAAAACAGCTGAAACCATCTTGCAAAGCTTTGCACGAAGGACAAGATGCGTGGACTA AAACTATCAGTGCTCCACAGAACAACATAACAGTGCCATTGCTGATGCCTCTTGTTACCTTGATGGAGCGCCAGGCTGTTGTTTTTGAAGGCATGGAGCTGTGGGAAAGCAGTGACCAAAGTGGTGAAATAATGCTCAGGCACTTGGGCACAGCTCGCCTGATCGCCCAGCACGCGGAGACATTTCGcctgacagcagagcagctgctgcaag